In the Chlorobium limicola DSM 245 genome, one interval contains:
- a CDS encoding ATP-binding response regulator, which yields MSNERRSVLMIRSYLRKAFEEGTMISDFNLRSAALLGAPAHIIFYFLFKYGFHLPYENFYLRLAATLLSFFVLFRKKLPEQLRKLFPYYWHFSIIFVLPFIFTFNLLMNNFHELWLYWEIFMLFILITYIPNWLIFLVDLFIGVAAAIVMFLFLSRGLVLDPKFDIQLYSIVIFFTVVAGYIFSYSNKKGQLAQEKNAALHALAVGIAHEMRNPLGQVRYNLEAIQDALPLYYPGKNVHQIDENVLEKIYAGIAQGQMALHRGVQVIDMILEEVKNEAPYSSAFTYLSAAVVTRQALDEYAYESDEERCKIRVSIEDDFMFKGVESMYVFVIFNLVMNALYFLRLYPKGGIYITIRRGERMNSVLVRDTGPGIGKENLARIFDTFFTSGKKGGTGLGLAYCKRVMNLFGGDITCDSVQGEYTEFNLRFPVLDDDELTNYEEQLYRDNREAFNGKRLLLADNDLNHRAKLNGMLKPLGLEIDMAEDGEKAFQMISSGHYDLLLCEMALPVYDGYRLTALLNGSGGTTLRLPIVTYSNEPAYLYCGRAGKTGISVLLSKPLMLQPLVSALSAALRMKTEMSDRKDLSHKNVLLVDDSSVNRIAVKAMLRHIGIGSVVEAANGVDALDILEKTPLDLLLLDIQMPVLDGLEVAKQLRKGSSINRSIPIIAMSGESDRTVIQEAIMSGMDAYIVKPVDRLIMQQKILQAL from the coding sequence ATGTCTAATGAGAGGAGAAGTGTTCTGATGATCAGGAGTTACCTCAGAAAGGCATTCGAAGAAGGGACGATGATATCGGATTTCAATCTTCGATCTGCCGCTCTTCTCGGGGCACCTGCCCATATTATATTTTATTTTCTTTTCAAATATGGATTTCATCTTCCGTATGAGAACTTTTATCTGCGTTTGGCGGCGACATTGCTGTCGTTTTTTGTGCTGTTCAGGAAAAAGCTTCCTGAACAGCTCAGGAAGCTTTTTCCCTATTACTGGCATTTTTCAATAATTTTTGTACTGCCGTTTATTTTCACCTTCAACCTGCTTATGAATAATTTTCATGAGTTATGGCTGTACTGGGAAATATTCATGCTGTTCATCCTCATTACATATATCCCTAATTGGCTTATTTTTCTGGTTGATCTTTTTATCGGAGTCGCTGCTGCAATAGTCATGTTCCTGTTTTTATCGAGAGGACTTGTTCTTGATCCCAAATTCGATATTCAGCTCTATTCGATTGTAATATTTTTTACTGTCGTTGCCGGGTACATTTTCAGTTACAGCAACAAAAAAGGTCAGCTTGCCCAGGAGAAAAATGCGGCGCTTCATGCGCTTGCGGTGGGTATCGCGCATGAAATGAGAAACCCGCTCGGACAGGTTCGCTACAATCTCGAAGCCATTCAGGATGCGCTGCCGCTTTATTATCCCGGAAAAAATGTCCATCAAATCGATGAGAATGTTCTCGAAAAGATTTATGCAGGCATAGCCCAGGGCCAGATGGCGTTGCATAGGGGAGTACAGGTTATCGATATGATACTCGAGGAAGTAAAAAACGAGGCGCCTTACAGCAGCGCCTTTACATACCTTTCAGCGGCAGTCGTTACCAGGCAGGCTCTTGATGAATACGCCTACGAATCCGACGAAGAGCGCTGCAAGATTCGGGTTTCTATCGAGGATGATTTTATGTTCAAAGGGGTCGAGTCCATGTACGTTTTTGTGATTTTCAATCTGGTCATGAATGCCCTGTATTTTCTCAGACTGTATCCGAAAGGCGGGATTTATATCACTATACGCAGAGGCGAACGCATGAACAGCGTTCTTGTCAGGGATACCGGTCCCGGCATTGGAAAAGAAAACCTTGCGCGGATTTTCGATACATTTTTTACATCAGGGAAAAAAGGCGGAACCGGACTTGGACTTGCCTATTGCAAGAGAGTGATGAACCTGTTCGGAGGTGATATTACCTGTGATTCGGTTCAGGGAGAGTATACCGAGTTCAACCTGAGATTCCCGGTTCTCGACGATGATGAACTGACCAATTATGAAGAGCAGCTTTATCGTGACAACAGGGAGGCTTTCAATGGAAAGCGGCTGCTTCTTGCCGATAATGACCTGAATCACCGGGCGAAGCTCAACGGCATGCTCAAGCCGCTTGGACTTGAAATCGATATGGCAGAAGATGGTGAAAAAGCTTTTCAGATGATCTCATCCGGACACTATGACCTGCTGCTGTGTGAAATGGCATTACCGGTTTATGATGGTTACAGGCTTACAGCTCTTCTGAATGGCAGTGGAGGAACAACGCTGAGGCTTCCGATTGTAACGTATTCAAACGAACCGGCCTATCTTTACTGTGGCAGAGCGGGAAAAACAGGTATTTCGGTACTGCTTTCAAAACCGCTGATGCTCCAGCCGCTCGTTTCGGCACTCTCTGCTGCGCTGCGCATGAAAACGGAGATGAGCGACCGAAAAGATCTTTCCCATAAAAACGTTCTGCTTGTCGATGATTCTTCGGTTAATCGCATCGCGGTAAAAGCTATGTTGCGGCATATCGGTATCGGAAGTGTCGTTGAGGCGGCAAACGGTGTCGATGCTCTTGATATTCTTGAGAAAACGCCGCTGGATCTGCTGCTGCTCGATATTCAGATGCCCGTGCTTGACGGTCTTGAAGTTGCAAAACAGCTGCGGAAAGGGAGTTCGATCAACAGGTCGATACCGATAATAGCCATGAGCGGTGAGTCCGACCGGACTGTTATTCAGGAGGCGATCATGAGCGGCATGGACGCGTATATCGTCAAACCTGTCGATCGCCTGATAATGCAGCAGAAAATTCTGCAGGCACTCTGA
- a CDS encoding cytochrome C assembly family protein: MDSIVLNNIPLFILIQLVSLLYIVTTFLYGAHFFRDTGFAGRYKQPALALTVLTHVVYLGLLTSIEGYRLSYSTFNLMSMVALTLAITYVFIEFTTKSDKTGFFVLAFSAGAQIISSIFTAQSSGTGPAFSGLGIGVHLIAAIFGFSAIAIAGLYSFLYLLLFRQIQKNRFELLFQRLPNLEVLERLTMHAVAFGFIFLSITLFAGIIEQNASGEAISLSEPRLISLVAIWLIYGASIFVRPITGWDLKHMAYLFIGLFVFITALIMLMTIFSPSFHGLTVQFRMNHFTGSCI, encoded by the coding sequence ATGGACAGTATCGTTTTGAACAATATACCGCTGTTTATTCTCATACAGCTTGTTTCACTGCTCTACATCGTAACGACATTTCTTTACGGAGCGCACTTCTTCAGGGATACCGGCTTTGCCGGACGATACAAGCAACCTGCTCTGGCTCTGACGGTACTGACGCATGTCGTTTATCTCGGGCTTCTGACATCGATTGAAGGGTACAGGCTGAGCTATTCGACCTTCAACCTCATGAGCATGGTGGCACTCACCCTCGCCATTACGTATGTCTTCATCGAGTTCACGACCAAAAGCGATAAAACAGGTTTTTTTGTGCTCGCTTTTTCTGCCGGAGCCCAGATTATCTCATCGATTTTCACGGCACAGTCTTCCGGCACCGGCCCTGCATTCAGCGGCCTCGGCATAGGCGTACATCTTATTGCGGCTATTTTCGGCTTCAGCGCCATTGCCATTGCCGGACTTTACAGCTTCCTCTACCTCCTGCTTTTCCGGCAGATTCAGAAAAACCGCTTTGAACTGCTCTTTCAGCGGCTGCCGAATCTCGAAGTACTTGAACGGCTTACCATGCATGCCGTAGCTTTCGGCTTTATCTTTCTTTCCATCACGCTCTTCGCCGGCATCATAGAACAGAACGCTTCCGGAGAAGCGATCTCACTGTCTGAACCGCGCCTGATTTCTCTGGTTGCCATCTGGTTGATTTACGGAGCAAGCATCTTTGTCCGGCCTATTACCGGCTGGGACCTCAAACATATGGCTTACCTCTTTATCGGACTCTTCGTTTTCATTACAGCGCTCATTATGCTTATGACCATTTTTTCACCGTCATTCCATGGACTTACCGTCCAATTCCGCATGAATCATTTCACCGGGTCTTGTATTTGA
- a CDS encoding sodium ion-translocating decarboxylase subunit beta, protein MEGLLRFLSYSGFANVTAGHIIMVLIGLGFIYLAIRYEYEPLLLVPIGFGILIGNTPFMEHAGLQLGIYEDGSVLNYLYQGVLKGIYPPLIFLGIGAMTDFSTLISNPKLILLGAAAQLGIFMTYIGALLLGFTNPESASIGIIGGADGPTAIFLASRLAPHLIGSIAVAAYSYMALVPIIQPPIMRLLTTEKERRIKMKPPRSVTKQEKILFPVFGLLLTGFIAPGSLPLLGMLFFGNLLKESLVTKRLADTAKNALIDIVTIILGITVGASTQATTFLTPQSMLIFVLGALSFMFSTAGGVLFAKFMNIFLSGENKINPLIGAAGVSAVPDSARVAQNEGLKADPSNHLLMHAMAPNVAGVIGSAVAAGIMMSFLM, encoded by the coding sequence ATGGAAGGACTTCTCAGGTTTCTCAGTTATTCCGGCTTTGCCAATGTCACCGCCGGTCATATCATCATGGTTCTTATCGGGCTTGGTTTTATCTACCTTGCCATCCGTTATGAGTATGAACCGTTGCTCCTTGTCCCGATAGGATTCGGAATCCTTATAGGCAACACGCCGTTCATGGAACATGCCGGTCTCCAGCTGGGCATCTACGAGGACGGAAGCGTGCTGAACTATCTCTATCAGGGTGTTCTCAAGGGGATCTATCCCCCGCTGATCTTTCTGGGAATCGGGGCGATGACCGACTTTTCGACGCTCATATCCAATCCGAAACTGATCCTTCTGGGCGCTGCAGCCCAGCTTGGTATTTTTATGACCTACATCGGCGCACTGCTTCTCGGGTTCACCAATCCGGAATCGGCATCAATAGGCATCATCGGCGGAGCGGACGGACCTACAGCTATTTTTCTGGCTTCAAGGCTTGCTCCCCACCTTATCGGATCGATCGCAGTTGCCGCCTACTCCTATATGGCACTGGTGCCGATCATCCAGCCGCCGATCATGCGGCTGCTTACGACAGAGAAGGAGCGCAGGATAAAAATGAAACCCCCCAGATCGGTCACAAAACAGGAAAAAATTCTGTTTCCTGTTTTCGGGCTGCTTCTGACCGGTTTTATCGCACCGGGTTCCCTTCCGTTGCTCGGCATGCTTTTTTTCGGCAACCTGCTGAAAGAGTCGCTGGTAACAAAACGGCTTGCCGATACCGCAAAAAATGCGCTTATCGATATTGTCACCATTATACTCGGCATAACCGTTGGAGCCTCAACCCAGGCAACGACATTTCTTACCCCGCAGTCGATGCTGATTTTCGTTCTTGGAGCGCTGTCGTTCATGTTCTCGACTGCAGGAGGTGTGCTTTTCGCAAAGTTCATGAACATTTTCCTTTCCGGAGAGAACAAAATCAACCCGCTTATCGGTGCGGCAGGAGTTTCGGCTGTCCCTGACAGTGCGCGTGTAGCCCAAAATGAGGGCTTGAAAGCTGACCCGTCCAATCATCTGCTGATGCATGCCATGGCTCCGAATGTTGCCGGAGTGATCGGTTCAGCGGTTGCTGCCGGTATCATGATGAGCTTTCTGATGTAA
- the hemA gene encoding glutamyl-tRNA reductase yields MNIISVGVNHKTAPIEIRERIALSEVQNKEFITDLISSGLAHEAMVVSTCNRTELYVVPAMTEVTGEYLKEYLISFKDARKEVRPEHFFSRFYCGTARHLFEVSSAIDSLVLGEGQILGQVKDAYRIAAEVQAAGILITRLCHTAFSVAKKVKTKTKIMEGAVSVSYAAVELAQKIFSNLSMKKILLIGAGETGELAAKHMCQKNARNIVITNRTLSKAEALAEELGTGKVLPFESYKEYLHEFDIIITAVSTKEYVLREAEMHQSMQKRRLKPVIILDLGLPRNVDPDISRLQNMFLKDIDALKHIIDKNLEKRRGELPKVQAIIEEELVSFGQWINTLKVRPTIVDLQSKFIEIKEKELERYRYKVSEEELRRMEHLTERILKKILHHPIKMLKAPIDTSDSIPSRVNLVRNIFDLEEPNQ; encoded by the coding sequence ATGAACATCATTTCAGTTGGTGTCAACCACAAAACTGCACCTATTGAAATCCGTGAAAGAATCGCTCTTTCAGAAGTTCAGAACAAGGAGTTCATTACCGATCTCATCTCAAGCGGCCTTGCTCATGAGGCAATGGTGGTCTCTACATGCAACCGCACTGAACTGTATGTTGTACCGGCAATGACGGAGGTAACCGGCGAATATCTCAAGGAATATCTGATATCGTTCAAGGATGCCCGCAAGGAAGTCCGTCCCGAACACTTTTTCAGCCGTTTCTACTGCGGCACGGCCCGCCACCTTTTTGAGGTATCAAGTGCAATCGACTCCCTGGTTCTGGGCGAAGGCCAGATTCTGGGTCAGGTCAAAGACGCATACCGTATCGCTGCCGAAGTACAGGCTGCCGGCATTCTGATCACCCGACTCTGTCATACGGCATTCAGTGTGGCGAAAAAGGTGAAAACCAAAACCAAGATCATGGAAGGGGCCGTCTCGGTCAGTTATGCTGCCGTCGAACTGGCCCAGAAAATCTTCTCGAACCTTTCGATGAAGAAAATACTGCTGATCGGTGCCGGCGAAACCGGAGAACTGGCAGCAAAACACATGTGCCAGAAAAACGCAAGGAACATTGTCATCACCAACCGGACGCTATCCAAGGCCGAAGCGCTTGCCGAAGAACTCGGAACCGGAAAAGTGCTGCCTTTCGAAAGCTACAAGGAATATCTGCACGAGTTCGATATCATCATCACGGCCGTGAGCACCAAGGAGTATGTGCTCCGGGAAGCCGAAATGCACCAGAGCATGCAGAAACGCCGGCTTAAACCGGTTATCATTCTTGATCTTGGACTTCCCCGCAACGTCGATCCCGATATTTCCAGGCTCCAGAACATGTTCCTGAAGGACATCGATGCTCTCAAGCATATCATCGATAAAAACCTTGAAAAACGTCGCGGAGAATTGCCGAAAGTTCAGGCAATCATCGAAGAGGAGCTGGTTTCGTTCGGGCAGTGGATCAACACACTGAAAGTCCGTCCCACTATTGTGGATCTGCAATCGAAATTCATCGAAATCAAGGAAAAAGAGCTTGAACGTTACCGCTACAAAGTAAGCGAGGAGGAGTTGAGGCGCATGGAACATCTGACAGAACGAATCCTCAAAAAGATTCTCCATCATCCGATAAAGATGCTCAAGGCCCCGATTGACACATCCGACTCCATACCAAGCAGGGTCAATCTCGTACGAAATATTTTCGATCTCGAAGAACCAAATCAATAA
- a CDS encoding OadG family protein has product MNLFLWIQLNPDALTADHLMLAVIGYTVVFLALLLLYVFFRQLPKLLAFNLRRKLRKEGEPEKAATAGSAIPGEVNAAIATAIFLYLNELHDHETAVLTITKAAKSYSPWNSKIYNVTHFRRF; this is encoded by the coding sequence ATGAATCTTTTTCTCTGGATACAACTGAACCCTGACGCACTTACGGCTGATCATCTGATGCTTGCCGTAATCGGGTACACGGTGGTATTTCTTGCACTTCTGCTGCTTTACGTTTTCTTTCGGCAGCTTCCGAAACTTCTGGCATTCAACCTTCGCAGAAAACTGCGGAAAGAGGGCGAACCGGAAAAAGCGGCAACGGCCGGAAGCGCCATTCCGGGAGAGGTCAATGCAGCTATCGCGACGGCAATATTTCTCTATCTCAATGAACTCCACGATCATGAAACAGCGGTGCTGACCATAACCAAAGCAGCCAAAAGCTATTCGCCCTGGAATTCGAAAATCTATAACGTTACTCATTTCAGACGTTTTTAA
- a CDS encoding acetyl-CoA carboxylase biotin carboxyl carrier protein subunit: MKHYTFTISGNTYNVDIKSLEENLAEIEVNGTLYEVKLGREIQTPKTPKLVRYTPPKVKDPEPLTTPGLSLIKAPLPGTIIAVYVQPGTAIKRDAPVLVLEAMKMENNIYAEKDGIVKTVKVTTGDTVMQGDVLIEIE, translated from the coding sequence ATGAAGCACTACACCTTCACTATCAGCGGAAATACATACAACGTTGACATAAAATCACTCGAAGAGAACCTGGCCGAAATAGAGGTTAACGGTACCCTTTACGAGGTGAAACTCGGCAGGGAGATTCAGACGCCGAAAACCCCGAAACTGGTTCGGTACACACCGCCGAAAGTGAAAGACCCCGAACCGCTCACAACTCCGGGACTCAGCCTCATCAAGGCTCCGCTGCCGGGCACCATCATTGCCGTGTACGTGCAACCCGGCACAGCGATCAAACGGGACGCACCGGTGCTGGTACTCGAAGCCATGAAAATGGAAAACAACATTTATGCGGAAAAAGACGGGATAGTGAAAACCGTTAAGGTCACGACCGGCGATACCGTCATGCAGGGCGATGTACTGATTGAAATAGAATAA
- a CDS encoding acyl-CoA carboxylase subunit beta, protein MKRLLAKREQARLGGGEKRITAQHNKGKMTARERVDLLLDEGSFEEYDMFVSHRTTDFGLGDEHYPSDGVITGHGTIAGRLVYVFSQDFTVFGGSLSETNAKKICKVMDQAMKVGAPLIGINDSGGARIQEGVRSLAGYASIFQRNIMASGVIPQISAIFGPCAGGAVYSPALTDFIVMAEKTSYMFVTGPKVVKTVTGETITEEDLGGASVHATKSGVTHFVGANEQEGILLIKKLLSYLPQNNLEEPPLSFCDDPSDRLVDELNTIIPEKPSIPYDVKDIIHAIADNGEFLEVQRQYARNIVTGFVTFSGISTGIVANQPNYLAGCLDNDASRKAARFVRFCDAFNIPIVTLVDVPGFLPGSAQEFNGIITNGAKLLFAYGEATVPKITVILRKAYGGAYCVMSSRHLRGDINYAWPSAEIAVMGPTGATEVLYNRDLKSFTSNEERAAFVTEKENEYRDKFANPYEAAKYGYIDDIIEPRNTRFRIIRALQTLATKKDSNPLKKHSTLPL, encoded by the coding sequence ATGAAACGATTACTTGCCAAGCGAGAGCAAGCCCGACTCGGAGGAGGGGAGAAGCGCATTACTGCGCAGCACAATAAAGGCAAAATGACTGCCAGAGAACGAGTCGATCTGCTGCTCGATGAAGGCAGTTTCGAAGAGTACGATATGTTTGTCAGCCACCGGACAACCGATTTCGGACTTGGAGACGAACACTACCCTTCGGACGGAGTCATAACCGGACATGGCACGATTGCCGGTCGTCTTGTTTATGTCTTTTCTCAGGACTTCACGGTTTTCGGAGGCTCACTTTCGGAAACCAATGCCAAAAAGATCTGCAAAGTGATGGATCAGGCGATGAAGGTAGGCGCTCCGCTGATAGGCATCAACGACAGCGGCGGTGCAAGAATACAGGAAGGCGTCAGAAGTCTGGCCGGTTACGCAAGTATCTTTCAGCGTAACATCATGGCTTCAGGCGTTATCCCGCAGATTTCAGCAATTTTCGGCCCCTGTGCCGGAGGAGCGGTCTATTCACCGGCACTTACCGACTTTATCGTCATGGCTGAAAAAACAAGCTACATGTTTGTAACCGGCCCTAAAGTCGTTAAAACCGTAACCGGGGAGACCATCACCGAAGAGGATCTCGGTGGAGCCTCGGTACATGCCACGAAATCCGGTGTTACGCATTTTGTCGGCGCCAATGAACAAGAAGGCATTCTGCTCATCAAGAAACTGCTCAGCTACCTGCCGCAGAACAACCTTGAAGAACCGCCTCTTTCATTTTGTGACGATCCTTCAGACAGGCTTGTCGATGAGCTCAATACCATTATTCCCGAAAAGCCCTCCATCCCCTACGATGTGAAGGACATCATTCATGCTATTGCCGATAATGGCGAATTCCTCGAAGTGCAGCGCCAGTATGCCCGAAACATCGTTACCGGATTCGTCACCTTCAGCGGTATATCCACTGGCATCGTTGCCAATCAGCCCAACTATCTTGCCGGCTGTCTGGATAACGACGCATCTCGCAAGGCGGCACGTTTTGTAAGGTTCTGCGATGCATTCAATATCCCGATCGTCACGCTTGTCGATGTTCCGGGGTTTCTGCCCGGAAGCGCCCAGGAGTTCAACGGCATCATTACCAACGGCGCGAAGCTGCTGTTCGCATATGGTGAAGCGACCGTCCCGAAAATCACGGTCATTCTCCGGAAGGCATATGGAGGAGCCTATTGTGTCATGAGCTCCCGTCATCTCAGAGGTGATATAAACTATGCATGGCCAAGCGCTGAAATCGCGGTAATGGGGCCAACAGGTGCGACAGAGGTACTGTACAACAGGGATCTGAAATCGTTCACCTCCAACGAAGAGAGAGCGGCTTTCGTTACAGAAAAAGAGAACGAATACCGCGATAAATTCGCCAACCCTTATGAAGCGGCCAAATACGGATATATCGACGATATCATCGAACCAAGAAACACCCGTTTCCGTATCATCCGAGCCTTACAGACGCTGGCAACCAAAAAAGACAGTAACCCTCTGAAAAAACATTCAACGCTGCCACTTTAA
- a CDS encoding uroporphyrinogen-III synthase produces the protein MSTVLVTRPKHQAHSFVNELEQYGLISTVFPTIEIRPVPGWQVPDLSLFRGVFFTSPNSVQFFMERLLAEAPAELNKLRKMRVWAVGKTTAKDLAVHGIETEPVPKIADAVTLMAEIDYEVISNNDFLFLRGSLSLGTIPAVIAQRGGRCTEITVYENIKPSVEDSALIKQMLETGGFSCLSFTSPSTAINFFEAIGTTKIPDGVLIAAIGTTTAAALEKLGVRVDVIPPYFDGPNFAKAIAEAL, from the coding sequence ATGAGTACTGTTCTTGTTACCCGTCCAAAACATCAGGCGCACTCCTTTGTCAATGAGCTGGAACAATATGGCCTGATCTCGACTGTCTTTCCGACAATCGAGATCAGGCCGGTTCCCGGCTGGCAGGTCCCCGATCTTTCCCTTTTTCGAGGCGTATTTTTCACCAGTCCCAACAGTGTTCAGTTTTTCATGGAACGCCTGCTTGCTGAAGCACCGGCAGAGCTGAACAAACTTCGCAAAATGAGGGTGTGGGCTGTCGGAAAAACCACGGCAAAAGATCTTGCCGTCCATGGCATTGAAACCGAACCGGTACCTAAAATTGCCGATGCTGTTACCTTGATGGCTGAAATTGATTATGAGGTCATCAGCAATAATGACTTTCTCTTCCTGAGAGGCAGTTTGTCGCTCGGCACCATTCCGGCGGTCATTGCCCAACGGGGAGGCAGATGTACTGAAATCACGGTTTATGAAAACATCAAGCCATCGGTCGAAGATTCCGCTCTGATTAAACAGATGCTTGAAACCGGCGGGTTTTCCTGCCTTTCCTTTACCAGTCCGTCAACAGCCATAAATTTTTTTGAGGCAATCGGCACAACGAAAATTCCTGATGGAGTATTGATTGCTGCAATCGGCACAACAACCGCTGCAGCTCTCGAAAAACTCGGCGTCAGGGTTGATGTCATCCCGCCCTATTTCGACGGACCGAATTTCGCCAAGGCTATTGCCGAAGCGCTGTAA
- the hemC gene encoding hydroxymethylbilane synthase, with protein sequence MKKQLIIGTRSSPLALWQAEFTKAELSRHFPELDITLKLVKTTGDVLLDSPLSKIGDMGLFTKDIEKHLIAKEIDLAVHSLKDVPTSTPEGLIITSFTEREDTRDVIISKGGAKLADLPLNAKVATSSLRRMSQLKSLRPDFEICDIRGNLNTRFKKFDEGEFDAMMLAYAGVFRLNFSDRISEILPHEIMLPAVGQGALGIETRVDDEQTREIVRILNHSNTEYCCKAERALLRHLQGGCQIPIGAYASFKNGTLKLLAFVGSVDGTVGINNEITRSGLTSPDQAEEAGIALAEELLKQGADKILSEIRKTR encoded by the coding sequence TTGAAAAAACAGCTTATTATCGGTACCAGATCCAGCCCGCTTGCCCTGTGGCAGGCAGAATTCACCAAAGCGGAGCTTTCGAGGCATTTTCCGGAACTCGACATTACCCTTAAACTGGTCAAGACAACCGGCGACGTGCTTCTTGATTCACCGCTTTCCAAAATCGGTGATATGGGTTTGTTCACCAAGGACATTGAAAAGCATCTGATTGCAAAAGAGATCGATCTTGCTGTCCACAGTTTGAAGGATGTTCCGACGAGCACTCCCGAAGGCCTTATCATCACCTCGTTTACCGAACGTGAGGATACGAGGGACGTCATCATTTCCAAAGGCGGAGCAAAACTTGCCGATCTGCCGCTGAATGCAAAAGTTGCAACAAGCAGCCTTCGACGCATGTCGCAGCTCAAGAGCCTCCGTCCGGATTTTGAAATCTGCGACATCAGAGGCAATCTCAACACCAGATTCAAGAAGTTCGACGAAGGTGAATTCGATGCCATGATGCTTGCTTATGCCGGTGTTTTCCGTTTGAATTTCAGCGACCGTATCTCGGAAATCCTGCCGCATGAGATCATGCTCCCCGCCGTAGGGCAGGGCGCTCTTGGTATTGAAACCCGTGTCGATGACGAACAGACCAGGGAAATCGTCAGAATTCTCAACCATTCCAACACCGAGTATTGCTGCAAAGCGGAACGTGCTCTCCTTCGCCATCTGCAGGGAGGTTGCCAGATACCGATCGGGGCCTATGCTTCCTTCAAGAACGGCACCCTCAAGCTTCTTGCATTTGTCGGATCCGTTGACGGTACCGTCGGGATCAACAACGAGATTACCCGTAGCGGACTCACCTCTCCCGATCAGGCGGAAGAAGCCGGTATTGCGCTTGCAGAAGAACTGCTGAAACAGGGAGCGGACAAGATTCTTTCAGAAATCCGCAAAACCCGCTGA
- the hisN gene encoding histidinol-phosphatase: MTPELQLALETAERAGTLSLGFFNQKSLEILYKRDATPVTEADHRAEELIRSAIASRFPEDGLYGEEFDEKSSANRRRWIIDPIDGTRSFIHGVPLYGIMIALEEEGSMRIGVINFPALGQLYYAEKGSGAFMNGSSISVSSISSVGDATVVFTEKEYLLDPSEDHPVDRLRSQAGLVRGWGDCFGHMLVASGRAEVAIDKIMSPWDCAAVIPVVTEAGGCCYDYLGNSVIDGAGLVSANGTLGAVLLDSIRERSAERC; the protein is encoded by the coding sequence ATGACTCCAGAGCTTCAGCTTGCGTTAGAAACTGCCGAGCGTGCCGGAACATTAAGCCTCGGTTTTTTCAATCAGAAATCGCTTGAAATATTGTATAAACGGGATGCAACCCCCGTTACAGAAGCCGATCACAGAGCCGAAGAGCTTATTCGTTCAGCCATAGCATCACGTTTTCCCGAAGATGGCCTCTATGGTGAGGAGTTTGATGAAAAATCCTCGGCAAACCGACGTCGCTGGATTATCGATCCGATTGACGGTACCCGTTCGTTCATTCACGGCGTTCCACTCTACGGTATCATGATTGCCCTTGAGGAAGAAGGTTCCATGCGAATCGGGGTGATTAATTTTCCTGCTCTCGGGCAACTCTATTATGCCGAAAAGGGGAGTGGGGCTTTTATGAACGGTTCATCCATATCGGTGTCGTCAATCAGCTCTGTCGGTGATGCAACCGTTGTCTTTACGGAAAAAGAGTATCTGCTCGATCCCTCAGAAGATCATCCGGTCGATCGGCTTCGTTCACAGGCCGGACTTGTCCGGGGTTGGGGCGATTGTTTCGGACACATGCTTGTCGCTTCCGGAAGAGCGGAAGTCGCCATAGATAAAATCATGAGTCCATGGGACTGTGCTGCCGTGATCCCTGTCGTGACGGAAGCCGGCGGATGTTGTTACGATTACCTTGGAAATAGTGTTATTGACGGAGCCGGACTTGTGAGCGCCAACGGAACTCTCGGTGCAGTACTGCTCGATTCCATCAGGGAGAGGAGTGCCGAGCGATGCTGA